The Musa acuminata AAA Group cultivar baxijiao chromosome BXJ2-2, Cavendish_Baxijiao_AAA, whole genome shotgun sequence genome contains the following window.
GCAGCTTCATGAACATGTCCTCTTCCTGCTTAACAACAGCAAGCCAAGTTGCGCTCTCCTTGGCAGTCATCTTGTCTTGAAGGCATTTGGACTGCCTAACAAGCCTGCGGATCTTCTCAATGTCAGGAGACATATGCTTGATTACAGCTGTCAAGACGCTGACCTTCCAAGCCTTCTTCAGATCGTGTGGCTTCTTGTATGGAGGCAGACCTTGTTCGCTTGGAATGGCTAGCTGAGGCCACCACTCCTCTCTCCCAGTAGGCCACCATGGTGGTGGGATTCCTTTCTCAAGGGGAAACCGCCGCTGTGGTGGATCACAGTGCTGCATAAGAGCTGACAGGAGGGAACCCAATGTTGTGTCCTGAAGTTCGTGCAATGAATGAGGACTTGCAGTTCCAGAGCTGAAATCACTGCTACAACCAGGGATCACATTATCAGCCTGGTACTTGGCTATAGCAACAGGTCCATTACGATCAAACCTGACCTTTTCTTTCCACCAACCCCTGAGATTATCAGAAGCACCACTGACAGGTTTGCCTTTCTCTGGAATTATACCATAGACAAAGCCCTGAGCATTGCAGACCTCCATCATTTTCAGCATGTACTTGAGAATTCCGTCCTGTGCCCGAGACATCTTCTTCCGGCGGGCCTGTTCGAGGGATTGATATTGCTTAGACGCATCACCCTGCTCCTTGTTTTTGTTCTGATGCTGTTCCTTTAAGCGCTTCAGTCGCATCCGGTCCCTCCACATACGTCGTTCAAGTTCTTCTATGTCAATATCCTCATCGCTCTCTTCATCAGCAGCCTCAGCAATTTTTTCTGGTGGCAGGTCAACCAGATCTCCCACTCCCATCATGCATTCACCCATCTGATGCTGATAGAAGCCACCATAATGGTCTTTCCTGTCATCACTGGAGGTGAAATTTTGCACGTAATTTGGGCCACCAGGATACACCATGTCTTCAACTAATAGCCCCCCCATAGTTACAAGGAGCACAAGAAAGAGAATCTATATTCCCTGATTATAGAATAGATTCAATGTTCGCCTGCAGTTCAAAGAACTCAGGCATTTATAAACATATGATGCTGTGCCTGAAAAGTTTGGAATTACTTTAAGAATATCACTAATTTGATAATTACATACATGCTTCCATAAAACTATTATTTGCTAGAATATCCTTTATGAATGACAAAAGAGATATACAACAAGAAGTATTAATGCAAATATGGTGAACTGTTTTAAAAGACATTCTATTTACATCATTACAATATGCATGTAttaaatataaagtgaaaaatcaAGTAAAAACATATTCCACAAGTAACATAAATCAGGCATGCAACATCGAGTCCATCACCAAAAAGACAAACAAATAGGAGTGCAACAACTGAGTCTTCGACAAGAAgacatatttatatacacatacacaattATTAACATATAAATGCATGCATACACATATATAAATTACAATAATCACCTTGCTTTAAGCCATAGTCACAGGATGTGTTAAAAAATCATGTGTCAACATAGATCTATTTTACATTTAGGATGAAAGAAATCACATCACACAGTCATGTTTGTCAAGAACAACCTCCTTGCTTTACAGGCAAATCTATGTAATATTAACTAACCCTGGACCCTGGACTGATGGTAACCTGCACTGGCTGCCTTTGTACATCTGCCAAGAATAGATGAACTTCTAAAATGTGTATTCCATGGATCCCCATTGCATTTCTCTTAAATGAGAAGTATAAATGGTCCAAATAATCAACATCAGCTAGCATAGCACATCATAAAACATAATAAAAAGATTTGCAGCAAAGTTATAGACAACGGAAAACAGCTCTCTTTACATAAATGCACGATGCAGCCTAAGTAGAAAAGTTAAAAGTCACCAAAGTTTACACGTTTGCTACAATGAAACAATTATGATATATATACTTTCTGCCCGACAGAAAAGCAACATTACAATTATCAACATCCCCAGTAAAATTTCAGCCAAATGGAATCAAAGCATACGTTTATCATTTCTTTCAGAATAGTGATACCTAAAGATATGACACAATCATTTGCAGATTATGAAAGGATATTATGAAATTTCAAAAGACTAATTGAATTATTTTCCTAAAATCTACACAGACAGTAAAAGTAACACCAAGAACAATCAAGTTCTCAAACCATTCAACAAGAACAAGAATCACTCAGAAACAAAAGCCCCCTAAACAAAACCAAAAGAGCAAATGAAAAAACGCTGCTCTGTCCCTTAAGCAATCCATGTTCTGTACTTCCATTTGGTCCACGCTCAACAATCAGTAAATTGAACCAAATTGAGATTTTAAACAAGAAACAAAGAACCTCTTTAGTGTGCACTAATAACCGGCAGCCATACCAGATCCAACGTGAACGGAAGAGAAGAGGTGCAAAGAAAGTGGATTAAACTGTAACTCATATCATACTAAAAGATAAAAGGAGAGAAACAGATTTCCCAAGGGGCAAAGCGCCAGTTGGATTTTAGATTCACAATATCCAAACAATTTCTTCATTTCAGCGTGCAACAGAAGCTGAATTTGTCACCAGAAATCTTAAAATCATCGAATCCAACATAATATGAATATAATTAACGATAATAACGAACGAAAGAAGGAAAAACAAAGCATCCCGAGGTCGGTCGGACAAGATTCTGACAAGATCAGATCTTATAGAAGCCACAGAACGGAGAGATGGAGCTTATCGATCGAAAATGAACCAGAATCCATGCAATTAAACGACAGACTATGGAAACAATTTaggaaacaagagagagagagagcagatccCGACACTAGTTCAATCTTCCTCGACTTCATTTCCCCGGCAACAGAAGGTTAAGAGCCAACCCGCCGAAAATCCATCCTTTTTCTTACAGGCAAGAATAAAGACCATAAAACAAGAGAAAGTCGAAGGGGGGAAAAGTGAAGGCTAATGGCTAAAGAAAGTGCCCTCCAAAACCCCAACCGCCGATCCACCAAAGAGCTTCAAACAAGCCGGAAAAGCAACAAGAAGCAACATAAGAACAAACAAATGAATCCGAGACTTGGGAAGAGCACCGAACTCAAGCAGAGAAGAACCACAGATTCACCACAACAGAAACAGAAAAGGAGAGGGCTTTAAAGAACAGGAAGCGGAAAAATCGCACCTTTTTATCTTCCGTCCACGTTAAAAGGTTTGGTTCCACCCCAAGTGCCGCTTCTGCGCATCTACCAGACGGTGCGCGGGTGGTGATCCCCCAGAAAACTTCGACCTTCACAGAGAGCTGGGAACAAAGACAGGAAGGGAGACGAGTACAACGAAATGATAAGGGTTGCTCGGAaatcagagagaaagagagaaaggattAAAGAAAGAAGAGTAACAGGAGGGGGGAGGTGGTCTCTTCTCTCGCTTGCAGCAGCCGCGACCTCTATTATTACCTCCCTCTGCTTTGGCTCTATCTGGCCGGTATGGCGGGGTCAACTACAGTCGTGGGAAAAGGCTAGATGGTAAAATAATGATCCAAAAATCTGAAAACTAATATCATGCAAAAATCCTCAAACTGGCGGATCCTACCGACCATCAGAACACAACAACATCCTAAACTTCGCATGGCTTTAGGCTTTAGCCCACATGATTCATGAGCCGTATCTACCCGAGATAAATCAGCAATAAATTGACTCCATTTGCCTGCACCATAATTCCAATCACCACGTAAAGTACCTGGTTATATACTTTTACCTCCGTGAAGAGGTTAAAAATGCCAACTTTCGCCAAAAGCGGTCAACGGGGAAGGGAAGGCACGCGTCCTAAACGGTGCAACGGTGCTTCGGAACCCGCGCTCCCCCGCGACGTCCGGATCACCGTAGCGTCCGCCGGGGCTCCCCGTCGTCCGGCTCCTTGGACGGTAGCGTGGCGCGTTTGTCGTGCGCCGGCGATGACGAAGAGGGTCTGCAATCGTGCACGTGGGTCGCTATCGTGCGCCGTGCGGCGCATTTTAGACGAAGCCCCGTCATCCTTATCTCTTCGGCCGGTCCTTtttctaataataaaaataagaaaatttgttttatgaattaaaaaaaaaaaaaggatgcaaaTCTACCCGGTTACGATGTACCCGCTCGCCTACCTGCCTCGCCATTGGAGGAAAAAGTTAGAAACGTAACATGCattctaaatattaaaatattcaacTAAAAATAACAACTATTTTCACTAAGAAACATAACATTACTACTACTCGAACATATAAGGAAGCCTAAATCTTCATTATTTAACGGCTGAAAAGAGAAGAGCATATAAGGAGGTGTAAAACTATCAGTAAAATCCAGCATCAATCAAAGTTCATAAACTGGAAGatgaatcgtcagagatgctagGATATCATCTAACACAGAGTATCGAGGGATAATTCCCCATCAGATTCTCACGTGCATGCGAAGCAAATCCAAATGTGTCCACGTTCACCCTGTTTGGCAGTTTATTATCGTCGGGAACTCTGGTTGAGGTCCTAAGTTACTCTTCCCCTTCAACCACACTTTTTGAGGTCAACTTTGTTCCTGAGGATTAATATCGAATTTTGTTAATTTTCGACCACACACCAGATGAGACAAATTCATATATCACCTGATATTCTTGATATTATATCCATCCAACGAGATAATGAAATCAATATCAGACCACAATAAAAGGTGATTAATAGAATAGAAAAGCTCAAGCATAAAACTATAAACAACCATCACTTGAGTGGTGAAACATACAAAAATTAATTACAAATCTTTAATTCTTATATTATTTGTATGAGTTAGatgagaaaaaaaacaaaagaaaaagaaagattcaaTAATTAATTCTGATTGCCATGATCTTCTGATATACTGATCTAGATATATTATGCTCTTTGATATTTCttcttttgatttattttttctcCTGGTTTCTTGAAACTCATCTAAGTTTCTAGATTTCATATCATATTTAATATTCTTTGATTAATCTAGAAAGCATGAACTCTGAAAtcctattattttatatatttttttccctttttctatATAAATCTTATCTTGTGATTTCTTAGTATTCTATCACTAATCTGACTAGCCTGAACTAttagattatttataatatatttagtattaaattatatcttatttaattcatataaagaaaaaaaatattatgatgttGATCACTTTCACATATCTTTCACTCCATATCTAATCTTTTTCACTAACATAATTTATGTTTCATCATAATATTTCTTGCAAAAGAGAAGTGACAAGGAAAGCTTGTTACAGATACCGTTGCATCGGTGAATAAGAATCATGGTGATCGAGAAACACATGGCTGAATGGCTACCGAAAAAATCAAACTTGTTCAAATCCAACTCATATaagtacaaatatgaaagtacctTTCTTTCTTTGAAGCTTCAGCATACATGAGAGATTGGCAGCCATAAATTATGAGACATGGATCATTGTAGGCTGAGGCAGCCAGGCAAGAAAGTTCCAGATCACCAGTTATTCCATCTCCAGAAGAAATTACACGAGAAATTTGTATTCCTTTCTTTTGGTGATTAACCTGCAGTGCGGCAATCATAAGAGAATGGGATTGATAGTGATAAATCAAGCATTGGTTTCAGATGCAGATAATTCTGCTAACATCCAGAAAATTCAAATGATCCGTCTCCTCTCATTAACC
Protein-coding sequences here:
- the LOC135605715 gene encoding protein ETHYLENE-INSENSITIVE 3-like 1a, coding for MGGLLVEDMVYPGGPNYVQNFTSSDDRKDHYGGFYQHQMGECMMGVGDLVDLPPEKIAEAADEESDEDIDIEELERRMWRDRMRLKRLKEQHQNKNKEQGDASKQYQSLEQARRKKMSRAQDGILKYMLKMMEVCNAQGFVYGIIPEKGKPVSGASDNLRGWWKEKVRFDRNGPVAIAKYQADNVIPGCSSDFSSGTASPHSLHELQDTTLGSLLSALMQHCDPPQRRFPLEKGIPPPWWPTGREEWWPQLAIPSEQGLPPYKKPHDLKKAWKVSVLTAVIKHMSPDIEKIRRLVRQSKCLQDKMTAKESATWLAVVKQEEDMFMKLHPDACLPPSSGGGVMGDFSFNSNSSEYNVEGVDESKSEDVDYKLDADSNAFNFGACYGNGKFIRSPMKEETDMEIIQKRTAAESELVINQRVYTCDNVVCPHNDICHGFPDRNARNSHQYFCKYQKTHPSGIGMTNNSFHVTKNKPSIMPLPLNSQPNPVNISDLGIPSDGQKSIDVLMNFYDNNINGGKNMDLGGVTMLEEVGDLFEEVTSFVEQAQYRQESIVPFEQEFNNQPLEVSGDFSIGSGFSMPVMNSSDAMHGRIEHSLQNQDGFNWFY